The following proteins are co-located in the Brachybacterium sacelli genome:
- a CDS encoding MarR family winged helix-turn-helix transcriptional regulator, with translation MDERTTLEGTLPNTRGRRLAGMFWMLDRHRRDHEQAMSLGTADLRILWLFSDNTPRTLKEVAHELGLEQSTVNRQVNAAVAEGLLGRTREPGDSAYRFARTAAGRDAFEADLAISLGGYEVALEAMGEEDASTFLRLMDRYLGAYGAAVPETRGKVPHG, from the coding sequence ATGGACGAACGCACCACCCTCGAGGGCACGCTCCCGAATACTCGGGGCAGGCGCTTGGCCGGGATGTTCTGGATGCTGGACAGGCACCGGCGCGACCACGAGCAGGCCATGTCGCTCGGGACCGCGGATCTTCGCATCCTCTGGCTGTTCTCCGACAACACGCCGCGCACCCTCAAGGAGGTCGCGCACGAGCTCGGCCTCGAGCAGTCCACCGTCAACCGCCAGGTCAACGCCGCGGTCGCCGAAGGGCTGCTGGGAAGGACCCGGGAGCCCGGCGACTCCGCGTACCGCTTCGCACGCACCGCTGCCGGGCGCGACGCCTTCGAGGCGGATCTCGCGATCTCCCTGGGCGGTTACGAAGTCGCTCTGGAGGCGATGGGCGAGGAGGACGCGTCGACGTTCCTCCGGCTGATGGACCGCTACCTGGGCGCTTACGGCGCTGCCGTCCCGGAGACCAGGGGGAAGGTTCCTCACGGGTGA
- a CDS encoding maleylpyruvate isomerase family mycothiol-dependent enzyme, which produces MSTPLPELPPAQKHRVIARGFTRTVHGVTDWDAPTPVVEWRARDVVGHLATWLPALIHGGSTFRFAEGPSIEEDPVGAWTQLSTQVQDLLEDPAAAEYLHSNPHTGQDRPVPEVVDSVYTADVFFHTWDLARSSGQDDTLDPDLVHDAFTGMSAAEEQLRPSGQFGQQQPVPDVATEQEELFAFLGRDPRWTPTRPA; this is translated from the coding sequence ATGTCGACGCCCTTGCCCGAACTCCCACCGGCGCAGAAGCATCGGGTGATCGCTCGCGGCTTCACGCGCACGGTGCACGGCGTGACCGACTGGGACGCCCCCACCCCGGTGGTGGAGTGGCGAGCACGCGACGTGGTCGGCCACCTGGCCACCTGGCTGCCCGCGCTCATCCACGGCGGCTCGACGTTCCGCTTCGCGGAGGGCCCGAGTATCGAGGAGGATCCGGTCGGTGCCTGGACCCAGCTGAGCACCCAGGTCCAGGACCTGCTCGAGGACCCGGCCGCCGCCGAGTACCTCCATTCCAACCCCCACACCGGGCAGGATCGGCCCGTCCCCGAGGTCGTCGACTCCGTGTACACCGCGGACGTCTTCTTCCATACCTGGGACCTCGCCCGCTCCTCCGGCCAGGACGACACCCTCGATCCGGACCTCGTCCACGACGCCTTCACCGGCATGAGCGCCGCGGAGGAGCAGCTGCGGCCCAGCGGCCAGTTCGGGCAGCAGCAGCCCGTCCCCGACGTCGCGACCGAGCAGGAGGAGCTGTTCGCCTTCCTCGGCCGCGACCCGCGCTGGACGCCGACGCGGCCTGCATGA
- a CDS encoding SRPBCC domain-containing protein, with amino-acid sequence MSTADHQRTAAIDADPELPQIRVTRDFRAAPAQILRAHTDPQLYLQWVGPKSLDTRIGHWDARTGGSWAFTNIDRETGEEYSFHGSFHDVTEERVVQTFTFDGWPEGVSLETMRLEDLGDGWTRMHSTSMFDSFESRGQMLESGMEIGIQEGYEKLDALLEAGAVPETSAGSEGS; translated from the coding sequence ATGAGCACCGCCGACCACCAGAGAACCGCCGCCATCGACGCCGACCCCGAACTCCCGCAGATCCGCGTCACGCGCGACTTCCGCGCCGCTCCCGCGCAGATCCTGCGGGCTCACACCGATCCCCAGCTCTACCTTCAGTGGGTCGGGCCGAAGAGCCTGGACACGCGCATCGGCCATTGGGATGCCCGCACCGGCGGCTCCTGGGCCTTCACCAACATCGACCGCGAGACGGGGGAGGAGTACTCCTTCCACGGCAGCTTCCACGACGTCACCGAGGAGCGGGTCGTCCAGACCTTCACCTTCGACGGCTGGCCCGAGGGAGTCTCCTTGGAGACCATGCGCCTCGAGGACCTCGGCGACGGCTGGACGCGCATGCACAGCACCTCGATGTTCGACTCCTTCGAAAGTCGCGGCCAGATGCTCGAGAGCGGCATGGAGATCGGGATCCAGGAGGGTTACGAGAAGCTCGACGCCCTGCTCGAGGCCGGAGCGGTCCCGGAGACGTCGGCCGGCAGCGAGGGCTCCTGA
- a CDS encoding cytochrome P450, with amino-acid sequence MTQIATARTDEHSPQDFPMPRDGRCPFDPPPTGRALQEEGPLTRVRLADGSTPWFVTRYAEGRKLLLDPRLSSNAARPGYPHPSASAARAVAADAEAEEDGSTQNAGIGFILMDDPEHARLRRMVTAPFAVKRMQAMRPTVQQIADDLLDKMLAKEGPVDLVEEFALPLPSLVICLLLGVPYTKHDFFQMNSKLIVHRDSTPEQRHAAMTALGQYMGELLAEKMQHPEEDIFSDLGRRVHEGEIGIPDAVQMGILLLVAGHETTANMIALGITALLENPEEVDRLREEPDPALVASAVEELMRYLTITHDGRKRVATEDIEIAGVTIRAGEGVIVATDLGNRDAEVFEDPDTLDLGRNPRNHVGFGFGIHQCLGQNLARMELQVVYPTVLARVPTLRLAADVADLPFKHDATIYGLHRLPVTW; translated from the coding sequence ATGACCCAGATCGCCACGGCTCGCACCGACGAGCACTCGCCGCAGGACTTCCCCATGCCCCGTGACGGGCGCTGCCCGTTCGACCCGCCCCCGACCGGCCGTGCCCTCCAGGAGGAGGGGCCCCTGACCCGGGTGCGCCTCGCCGACGGCAGCACACCCTGGTTCGTCACCCGGTACGCCGAAGGTCGCAAGCTCCTCCTGGACCCGCGGCTGAGCTCGAACGCCGCCCGTCCCGGATATCCCCACCCCTCGGCGAGCGCCGCGCGCGCCGTCGCCGCGGACGCCGAGGCCGAGGAGGACGGCAGCACGCAGAACGCCGGGATCGGCTTCATCCTGATGGACGACCCGGAGCACGCACGGCTGCGCCGCATGGTCACCGCCCCGTTCGCGGTCAAGCGCATGCAGGCCATGCGGCCGACGGTCCAGCAGATCGCCGATGACCTCCTGGACAAGATGCTCGCGAAGGAGGGGCCCGTCGACCTCGTCGAGGAGTTCGCCCTCCCGCTGCCGTCGCTCGTGATCTGCCTGCTGCTCGGCGTGCCCTACACGAAGCACGACTTCTTCCAGATGAACTCCAAGCTGATCGTGCACCGTGATTCGACCCCCGAGCAGCGTCACGCCGCGATGACGGCGCTGGGCCAGTACATGGGGGAGCTGCTCGCCGAGAAGATGCAGCACCCGGAGGAGGACATCTTCTCCGACCTCGGCCGGCGCGTGCACGAGGGGGAGATCGGGATCCCCGATGCGGTGCAGATGGGCATCCTGCTGCTGGTCGCCGGTCACGAGACCACCGCGAACATGATCGCGCTGGGGATCACGGCGCTGCTCGAGAACCCCGAGGAGGTGGACCGGCTGCGCGAGGAGCCCGACCCGGCCCTGGTGGCCTCGGCGGTCGAGGAGCTCATGCGCTACCTGACCATCACGCACGACGGCCGCAAGCGCGTGGCCACCGAGGACATCGAGATCGCCGGGGTCACCATCCGGGCGGGCGAGGGAGTCATCGTGGCCACGGATCTGGGCAACCGCGATGCCGAGGTCTTCGAGGACCCTGACACCCTCGACCTGGGCCGGAACCCCCGCAACCATGTCGGCTTCGGCTTCGGGATCCACCAGTGCCTGGGGCAGAACCTCGCGCGCATGGAGCTCCAGGTCGTCTACCCGACCGTGCTGGCGCGGGTCCCCACTCTGCGTCTCGCGGCGGACGTGGCGGACCTTCCGTTCAAACATGACGCCACGATCTACGGCCTCCACCGCCTCCCCGTCACCTGGTGA
- a CDS encoding ArsR/SmtB family transcription factor: MNDDTLSRAFAALADPTRRDLVSRLTLGDATVGELAAPYDMSLQAVSKHLTVLESAGLVTRRRDAQRRPVHLDAEVLGELTHWIDRHRRAAEQRLSRLDALLQGSAPTASEEKP; encoded by the coding sequence ATGAACGACGACACCCTGTCGAGAGCCTTCGCGGCCCTCGCCGACCCGACGCGGCGGGACCTCGTCTCCCGTCTCACCCTCGGTGACGCCACCGTCGGCGAGCTCGCCGCTCCGTACGACATGTCGCTGCAGGCCGTGAGCAAGCACCTCACGGTCCTCGAGTCCGCCGGCCTGGTCACCCGCCGGCGCGACGCCCAACGCCGCCCCGTCCACCTCGACGCCGAGGTGCTGGGGGAGCTGACCCACTGGATCGACCGACATCGCCGCGCCGCCGAGCAGCGCCTGAGCCGCCTCGACGCTCTGCTGCAGGGCAGCGCCCCCACCGCTTCGGAGGAGAAGCCATGA
- a CDS encoding alpha/beta fold hydrolase, translating to MSRPEPASTTCLPDPVPVALDGVEIATYTLAPARAEPRGDVVLCHGTPWSAQVWDPVATALSEGYRVHLWDMPGYGLSAKGADVPVDLASQSGRLARLLEHWDLERPHVLAHDIGGAVALGAHLLHGREFASLMLWDVVTLDPWGSPFFRLVAEHADVFSALPPALHAALAREYITGAAHRELSTDQLEVLVAPWIAGEGQSAFYAQIAALTPEHTRPLVSMLGTVRCATAIGWGEQDPWIPVEQAAQLRERLPGDPPVTVLAATGHLAPLESPTEVSEAVEDWLEASRGAWAGEGRDPRG from the coding sequence ATGTCGAGACCTGAGCCCGCCTCCACGACGTGTCTGCCCGACCCTGTGCCCGTCGCGCTCGACGGCGTCGAGATCGCGACCTACACACTGGCTCCGGCACGTGCCGAACCGCGCGGTGACGTGGTGCTCTGTCACGGCACTCCATGGTCCGCTCAGGTGTGGGACCCGGTCGCGACGGCATTGAGCGAGGGATATCGGGTGCATTTGTGGGACATGCCCGGCTACGGGCTCTCCGCGAAGGGCGCCGACGTCCCGGTCGATCTCGCGTCGCAGAGCGGGCGGCTGGCTCGTCTGCTCGAACACTGGGATCTGGAGCGGCCGCACGTCCTGGCCCACGACATCGGGGGCGCCGTCGCCCTCGGTGCCCATCTGCTCCACGGGCGCGAGTTCGCCTCGCTGATGCTGTGGGACGTGGTGACCCTCGATCCCTGGGGCTCACCCTTCTTCCGTCTCGTCGCCGAGCACGCCGACGTCTTCTCCGCCCTGCCACCTGCGCTCCATGCCGCGCTGGCCAGGGAGTACATCACCGGGGCCGCCCACCGCGAGCTCAGCACGGACCAGCTCGAGGTGCTGGTCGCGCCCTGGATCGCGGGGGAGGGGCAGTCCGCCTTCTACGCCCAGATCGCGGCGCTGACCCCCGAGCACACCCGTCCCCTCGTGAGCATGCTGGGCACGGTGCGCTGCGCGACCGCGATCGGATGGGGCGAGCAGGACCCGTGGATCCCCGTCGAACAGGCGGCTCAGCTGCGGGAACGTCTTCCAGGCGATCCGCCGGTCACGGTCTTGGCTGCGACCGGCCACCTCGCGCCGCTCGAGTCCCCGACGGAGGTGTCCGAGGCGGTCGAGGACTGGCTCGAGGCATCCCGGGGTGCATGGGCAGGCGAAGGGCGGGACCCTCGAGGGTAG
- a CDS encoding MerR family transcriptional regulator has protein sequence MRIADAAREIGVAEHVLRHWDDIGAVSPERTAAGHRDYSDEHLHRLRVLRACQEVGMSLAEIRLVLHRDESGRTEVITRQREHLRAQRERLEDAERFLAHVIDCRHDLLTRCPECSLYGDPGPPA, from the coding sequence ATGAGGATCGCCGACGCTGCCCGTGAGATCGGGGTGGCCGAGCACGTGCTGCGCCACTGGGACGACATCGGCGCGGTCTCGCCCGAGCGCACGGCGGCAGGCCATCGCGACTACTCGGACGAGCATCTCCACCGTCTGCGGGTGCTGCGTGCGTGCCAGGAGGTCGGGATGAGTCTCGCGGAGATCCGGCTCGTCCTCCACCGCGACGAATCGGGCCGCACCGAGGTCATCACCCGGCAGCGTGAACATCTGCGAGCGCAGCGGGAGCGCCTCGAGGACGCCGAGCGGTTCCTCGCTCACGTCATCGACTGTCGGCACGACCTGCTGACCCGCTGCCCGGAGTGCAGTCTCTACGGCGATCCGGGACCGCCTGCCTGA
- a CDS encoding MFS transporter translates to MTRDSDAATARGSARHPALILIVAGFSSLCAALMQSLVIPIQPQLPEMLGTSASNAAWVVTATLLAGGVAMPLTGKLADLKGRKPVLVASALLLLLGSLICALGDSLAPVLLGRVLQGLAMGYIPVAISFVREVMPPHLRNTAVAGISATLGVGGALGLPIAAWVAQSYDWHALFWLATVLAVIMVVATLAVLPHRPATGSGKLDVIGAIGMSVGIVALLVGISKGSDWGWASPATLGTILGGLVVLLLWGRFEIGHENPLVDLRTTARRPVLLTNIAAPLAGFGMMAQSIVVPQLLQAPGATGYGLGQTVLQAGLWMAPAGLMMMVFTPISSRMLTRLGGRTTLATGMVVMACGYLVAFFLTDAPWQLMLAACVSSAGVGIAYAAMPTLIMENSPASEAGAGVGVNALMRSMGTTVAGAVMAIVLTSITTTMGDTSLPTVAAFKVCFALGAVAGLGAAAVTLCIRRRSAEESPGEAAVELEAAEEPALP, encoded by the coding sequence ATGACCAGAGATTCCGACGCCGCGACGGCCCGCGGCAGCGCCCGCCACCCTGCCCTCATCCTGATCGTCGCCGGCTTCTCCAGCTTGTGCGCAGCGCTCATGCAGTCGCTCGTGATCCCGATCCAGCCTCAGCTGCCCGAGATGCTCGGAACCTCGGCCTCCAACGCCGCCTGGGTGGTCACCGCGACCCTTCTGGCCGGCGGCGTCGCGATGCCGCTCACCGGCAAGCTCGCCGACCTCAAGGGCCGCAAGCCCGTGCTGGTCGCCTCGGCGCTCCTGCTGCTGCTCGGCTCCCTGATCTGCGCGCTGGGCGACTCCCTGGCGCCGGTCCTCCTCGGCCGCGTACTGCAGGGCCTGGCCATGGGGTACATCCCGGTGGCCATCAGCTTCGTGCGCGAGGTGATGCCGCCGCATCTGCGCAACACGGCGGTCGCCGGCATCAGTGCCACGCTCGGCGTGGGCGGCGCCCTCGGCCTGCCGATCGCCGCCTGGGTCGCGCAGTCCTACGACTGGCACGCCCTGTTCTGGCTGGCCACCGTGCTCGCGGTGATCATGGTGGTCGCCACGCTCGCCGTCCTGCCGCATCGCCCGGCCACCGGCTCGGGGAAGCTCGACGTGATCGGCGCGATCGGCATGTCCGTCGGCATCGTCGCTCTGTTGGTCGGCATCTCGAAGGGCTCCGACTGGGGCTGGGCCAGCCCCGCGACGCTCGGGACGATCCTCGGCGGCCTCGTGGTGCTGCTGCTGTGGGGACGTTTCGAGATCGGGCACGAGAACCCGCTGGTCGATCTGCGCACCACCGCCCGCCGGCCGGTGCTGCTGACGAACATCGCCGCCCCCCTGGCCGGCTTCGGCATGATGGCGCAGTCGATCGTCGTGCCCCAGCTCCTGCAGGCCCCGGGCGCGACCGGGTACGGGCTCGGGCAGACCGTGCTGCAGGCCGGCCTGTGGATGGCTCCGGCCGGGCTGATGATGATGGTCTTCACCCCGATCTCGAGCCGCATGCTGACCCGCCTGGGTGGCCGCACCACGCTGGCCACCGGCATGGTCGTGATGGCCTGCGGCTACCTGGTCGCCTTCTTCCTCACCGACGCCCCGTGGCAGCTGATGCTCGCCGCCTGCGTCTCCTCCGCGGGCGTGGGCATCGCCTACGCGGCCATGCCCACGCTGATCATGGAGAACTCCCCCGCCTCGGAAGCCGGAGCAGGGGTGGGCGTGAACGCGCTGATGCGCTCCATGGGCACCACCGTCGCGGGCGCCGTGATGGCGATCGTGCTCACCTCGATCACGACCACGATGGGCGACACCTCTCTGCCGACGGTGGCCGCGTTCAAGGTGTGCTTCGCCCTCGGCGCGGTCGCGGGCCTCGGAGCCGCGGCGGTCACGTTGTGCATTCGCCGCCGATCCGCCGAGGAGAGCCCGGGAGAGGCCGCCGTAGAGCTCGAGGCCGCCGAGGAGCCGGCGCTGCCCTGA